A section of the Pedobacter sp. HDW13 genome encodes:
- a CDS encoding FKBP-type peptidyl-prolyl cis-trans isomerase: protein MKRIFLVACLSGIAVASFAQTKTAAKKSVAKKTTTVSKTSTVTALKSTLDSTSYAFGTSIGAGLKTTGLSTLNYEALLKGLKDAFTGGKVVLNQQQAQQCINDALAKASAVKNKAETEANKIKYAPIMKEGQDFLEQNKKRAGVQTTASGLQYEVLTAGTGVKPVATDSVLVHYKGTLLNGKQFDSSYDRGEPISFPLNAVIAGWTEGVQLMPAGSKYKFYIPYNLAYGARGAGADIPPYSALIFEVELLKVNGK, encoded by the coding sequence ATGAAAAGAATTTTCTTAGTGGCATGTCTTTCGGGCATTGCTGTTGCATCTTTCGCACAAACCAAAACTGCAGCAAAAAAATCGGTTGCAAAAAAAACAACCACAGTAAGTAAAACCTCAACGGTTACTGCATTAAAATCTACTTTAGACTCTACCAGTTATGCCTTTGGTACTTCAATTGGTGCGGGCTTAAAAACTACCGGATTATCAACATTAAATTACGAGGCCTTATTAAAAGGCTTAAAAGATGCATTTACAGGCGGTAAAGTTGTACTAAACCAACAACAGGCACAACAATGTATTAACGATGCATTGGCTAAAGCCTCGGCAGTAAAAAACAAGGCAGAAACTGAAGCAAATAAAATTAAATACGCACCAATTATGAAAGAAGGACAAGATTTCTTAGAACAAAACAAAAAACGTGCTGGCGTACAAACCACAGCAAGCGGCTTACAATACGAAGTTTTAACTGCTGGTACAGGAGTTAAGCCAGTAGCTACCGATTCGGTATTGGTACACTATAAAGGTACATTATTAAACGGAAAACAGTTTGATAGCTCTTACGACAGAGGCGAACCAATTTCTTTCCCACTAAATGCTGTTATTGCTGGTTGGACTGAAGGTGTTCAATTAATGCCTGCAGGTTCGAAATATAAATTTTATATCCCTTACAACCTGGCTTACGGAGCACGTGGTGCAGGTGCAGATATTCCACCTTACAGCGCTTTGATTTTTGAGGTAGAGCTGTTGAAGGTAAACGGTAAATAA
- a CDS encoding DUF721 domain-containing protein, translating into MRKPNDVTLKDAISKMLDVYRIRRKFDETSILSVWPEIMGTAIANRTKQIYIHDKKLFLRIESSVIKNELILVRQGIIQKLNEHAGSEVITEMIFL; encoded by the coding sequence ATGCGTAAACCTAACGATGTTACCTTAAAAGATGCCATAAGCAAAATGCTTGATGTGTATCGTATACGCCGAAAGTTCGATGAAACTTCCATTCTATCGGTATGGCCTGAAATTATGGGTACTGCCATTGCCAACCGTACCAAGCAGATTTATATTCACGATAAAAAGCTTTTTTTAAGGATCGAATCCTCAGTGATTAAAAATGAACTGATCTTAGTGCGCCAAGGTATTATCCAAAAATTGAATGAACACGCTGGAAGCGAAGTGATTACAGAAATGATATTTTTATAA
- a CDS encoding FKBP-type peptidyl-prolyl cis-trans isomerase, protein MKKGIIILAAATLGLAACNKEKKGAGGLLYTIHNSAGNEKIKEGDIVKMNFIQKNDKDSVLSSTFDSETPAVFPAQKKMYAGDMNDVLTLFGEGDSATFKVNLDTMAFHSKQPKPEQFKNDKYITFTVKIEKVFKKKTGEADSTFNKRASEFFQADYKATADKKKAAEPAKLKAYIDDNKLTTKTTASGLHYIIENAGSAEKPALGDTVLIDYTGRVTKKNKDGKYKIFDTSDEKLAKAENEFKPGKPYGPQKMPVGGTIPGFTEALQLIGKGGKIKVIIPSNLGYGEQGAPQVGIMPFSPIAFELEIKDIIKGKPAPVQPPVQMPAPIVKK, encoded by the coding sequence ATGAAAAAGGGAATTATTATTCTAGCAGCAGCCACTTTAGGCTTAGCAGCATGTAACAAAGAGAAAAAGGGAGCTGGAGGGTTATTGTATACCATTCACAACTCAGCAGGTAACGAAAAAATTAAAGAAGGCGATATCGTTAAAATGAATTTCATTCAGAAAAACGATAAAGACTCAGTATTATCAAGCACTTTTGACAGCGAAACTCCTGCAGTTTTTCCTGCACAAAAGAAAATGTATGCTGGTGATATGAATGATGTGTTAACTTTGTTCGGAGAAGGTGATAGTGCAACTTTTAAAGTGAATTTGGATACTATGGCTTTCCATAGCAAACAACCAAAACCAGAGCAGTTTAAAAACGATAAATACATTACTTTCACGGTAAAAATCGAAAAAGTATTCAAGAAAAAAACTGGTGAAGCAGATTCTACTTTCAACAAAAGAGCTTCTGAATTTTTCCAGGCTGATTACAAAGCAACAGCTGATAAAAAGAAAGCTGCTGAGCCTGCTAAATTAAAAGCTTATATCGACGATAATAAATTAACTACCAAAACTACTGCAAGCGGTTTACATTACATTATCGAAAACGCAGGTAGTGCAGAAAAACCAGCACTTGGCGATACTGTATTAATTGATTATACTGGTAGAGTTACTAAAAAGAACAAAGATGGTAAATACAAAATCTTTGATACCAGCGATGAGAAATTAGCTAAAGCTGAAAATGAATTTAAACCAGGTAAACCTTACGGCCCTCAAAAAATGCCAGTAGGTGGTACAATTCCTGGATTTACCGAAGCTTTACAATTAATTGGTAAAGGTGGTAAAATCAAAGTTATTATCCCTTCTAACTTAGGTTATGGCGAGCAAGGAGCTCCACAAGTTGGTATTATGCCATTTAGCCCAATTGCTTTCGAATTGGAAATTAAAGATATTATTAAAGGAAAGCCAGCACCGGTACAACCTCCGGTTCAAATGCCTGCTCCAAT
- a CDS encoding nucleoside-diphosphate kinase yields the protein MSTNRTFTMIKPDAVANGHIGSIINDITNAGFKIIALKYTKLTDETAGQFYAVHAERPFYKDLVSFMSSGPIVAAILEKDNAIEDFRKLIGATNPAEAAEGTIRQKYAKSIDANAVHGSDSDENAEIEGNFFFKADERF from the coding sequence ATGAGCACTAACAGAACTTTTACCATGATTAAGCCAGATGCAGTAGCAAACGGCCATATCGGATCTATTATTAACGACATTACTAATGCAGGTTTTAAAATCATTGCATTAAAATATACTAAGCTTACTGATGAAACTGCTGGTCAGTTTTATGCAGTACATGCTGAGCGTCCTTTCTACAAAGATTTAGTTAGCTTCATGTCTTCAGGACCAATTGTTGCTGCTATTTTAGAAAAAGACAACGCCATTGAAGATTTCAGAAAATTGATCGGTGCTACCAACCCTGCAGAAGCTGCAGAAGGTACTATCCGTCAGAAATATGCTAAATCAATCGATGCTAATGCTGTTCACGGTTCAGATTCTGACGAGAATGCAGAAATTGAAGGAAACTTTTTCTTCAAAGCAGACGAGCGTTTCTAA
- a CDS encoding bifunctional oligoribonuclease/PAP phosphatase NrnA produces MLTLPELKTLLASPQRIVITTHHKPDGDAMGSSLGLYGYLIQKGHHVKVVTPTDYPAFLHWMPNNGDVIIFTEQQEEAARLVEEASIIFCLDFNTLSRINELGELVRAASAKKIMIDHHLEPEDFDDYRCWDINACAAAQLVYEFIVNQLQDGELINKDVASCLYTGIMTDSGSFRFSSATSTVYRIAANLIDLGADQSKIHELVYDNSSENRLRFLGYCLSNKLEVLRDYNTAIISVTKEELAQYHSITGDTEGVVNYALSINGIRLAALIVERTDKVKLSVRSTGDFPANEICKKYFNGGGHRNAAGGASEKPLDAVVSEFKSILENYKEQLLA; encoded by the coding sequence ATGCTTACACTACCCGAATTAAAAACATTACTGGCTTCGCCACAGCGCATTGTAATTACTACGCATCATAAACCCGATGGTGATGCAATGGGCTCATCTCTTGGTTTATATGGATATTTAATTCAGAAGGGGCATCATGTTAAAGTAGTTACACCTACCGATTATCCTGCTTTTTTACATTGGATGCCAAACAACGGTGATGTAATTATTTTTACCGAGCAGCAAGAAGAAGCGGCCAGGTTAGTAGAAGAAGCATCGATTATTTTTTGCCTTGATTTTAATACCTTAAGCCGTATTAACGAACTAGGCGAGTTGGTTAGGGCTGCAAGTGCTAAAAAGATCATGATCGATCACCATTTAGAGCCTGAGGATTTTGACGATTACCGCTGCTGGGATATTAATGCCTGTGCTGCTGCGCAATTGGTGTACGAATTTATTGTAAATCAGTTACAGGATGGCGAGCTAATCAATAAAGACGTAGCTTCTTGCCTGTACACCGGTATCATGACCGATTCGGGGTCGTTCCGTTTCTCATCAGCAACATCAACTGTATACCGTATTGCCGCAAACCTAATCGATTTGGGAGCCGATCAATCAAAAATTCATGAGTTGGTTTACGATAACTCAAGCGAAAACCGCCTGCGCTTTTTAGGTTACTGCCTATCTAATAAACTGGAGGTTTTAAGAGATTACAACACGGCCATTATTTCGGTTACTAAAGAGGAACTGGCGCAATACCATAGCATTACCGGCGATACGGAAGGGGTAGTAAACTATGCACTTTCTATTAATGGCATCCGTTTGGCAGCACTCATTGTAGAACGTACCGATAAAGTAAAGCTTTCTGTGCGGTCAACAGGCGATTTTCCGGCCAACGAAATCTGTAAAAAGTATTTTAATGGCGGAGGGCACAGAAATGCCGCCGGTGGAGCATCAGAAAAACCGTTAGATGCTGTAGTTTCAGAATTTAAATCGATATTAGAAAATTATAAAGAACAATTGCTAGCCTAA